From one Rhizobium lentis genomic stretch:
- a CDS encoding DUF1236 domain-containing protein, translating to MRKIMLATAAMLTICSAAFAQSTVIVTDPAPTGSVVLPGEVRTYVMEQNTPSVVYDGEITVGATLPDTVEVHTVPNVDGYGYTVINERRVIVEPKTHRVIQVLE from the coding sequence ATGCGTAAGATCATGCTGGCGACAGCCGCCATGCTGACCATCTGCTCGGCCGCCTTCGCACAGAGTACCGTCATCGTCACCGACCCCGCACCAACCGGCTCCGTTGTCCTGCCTGGCGAGGTGCGCACCTATGTAATGGAGCAAAACACGCCATCCGTCGTCTATGACGGCGAGATCACGGTAGGCGCAACGCTGCCGGACACCGTTGAAGTCCATACCGTTCCCAATGTCGACGGCTATGGCTACACCGTCATCAACGAGCGGCGCGTGATCGTCGAGCCGAAGACGCATCGCGTGATCCAGGTTCTCGAATAA
- a CDS encoding integration host factor subunit alpha has protein sequence MTGKTVTRADLAESVFRKVGLSRTESAELVETVIDEICNAIVRGETVKLSSFATFQVRDKNERIGRNPKTGEEVPISPRRVMTFKASNVLKTRILKAHVSRKVKLKPQNPAP, from the coding sequence ATGACCGGAAAAACAGTGACGCGAGCAGACCTGGCGGAATCCGTTTTCCGAAAGGTTGGTCTTTCTCGGACAGAATCCGCCGAGCTTGTGGAAACGGTGATCGACGAAATCTGCAACGCCATTGTGCGTGGTGAAACCGTCAAGCTTTCCTCCTTTGCCACCTTTCAGGTTCGCGATAAGAATGAGCGGATCGGCCGCAACCCGAAGACCGGCGAGGAGGTTCCGATCTCTCCCCGCCGGGTGATGACCTTCAAGGCCTCAAACGTGCTGAAGACGCGCATTCTCAAGGCGCATGTCTCCCGCAAGGTCAAGCTGAAGCCGCAGAATCCGGCTCCCTGA
- a CDS encoding response regulator, whose amino-acid sequence MKDIFIVEDDALIAMLLEDMLSDLGYRVCASAPDLERALATARDMEFDAAILDVSLAGRSSLPVAKLLDDRGKPYLYATGYGSAPEGSRPSTLPVLRKPFQLNELEQAMKQLSES is encoded by the coding sequence ATGAAAGACATATTCATCGTCGAGGACGATGCACTGATCGCCATGTTGCTCGAGGACATGCTCAGCGATCTCGGCTATCGGGTCTGCGCGAGCGCCCCCGATTTGGAACGGGCGCTCGCAACCGCCAGGGACATGGAGTTCGACGCCGCAATCCTCGACGTCTCTCTCGCCGGCCGGAGTTCGCTACCGGTCGCAAAACTGCTCGACGACCGCGGCAAACCCTATCTTTATGCAACGGGTTATGGCAGCGCGCCGGAAGGCAGCCGCCCCAGCACCCTCCCCGTGCTGCGAAAACCGTTCCAGCTCAACGAGCTCGAACAGGCGATGAAGCAGCTTTCCGAATCCTGA
- the bcsA gene encoding UDP-forming cellulose synthase catalytic subunit, with product MRKARSVFIWAVVSLCMIVLITLPVNLQTQLITSVTVVTVMALIKILKGEGTWRLVALAFGTSIVLRYVYWRTTNTLPPLNQPENFIPGLLLYLAEMYSVAMLGLSLFIVATPLPSRPSRAANPGRLPHVDVFVPSYNEDAGLLGNTLAAAKAMDYPADKLHVWLLDDGGTLQKRNSGKLLEAQAAAARHVELKQLCHDLDVTYLTRDRNEHAKAGNLNNGMKHSTGELIAVFDADHAPARDFLLETVGYFEDDPKLFLVQTPHFFINPDPLERNLRTFDKMPSENEMFYGIIQRGLDKWNAAFFCGSAAVLSRKALESQNGFSGISITEDCETALALHGSGWNSIYVDKPLIAGLQPATFASFIGQRSRWAQGMMQILRFRFPLLKRGLSIPQRFCYMSSTLFWLFPFPRTIFLFAPLFYLFFDLEIFTASGGEFLAYTLAYMLVNLMMQNYLYGSFRWPWISELYEYVQTVHLLPAVVSVMLNPRKPTFKVTAKDESIAVSRLSEISRPFFVIFAVQIIALVITFYRIYAEPYKADVTLVVGGWNVINLIMAGCALGVVSERGERALSRRVRVNRRCEFFANGKWYAASIEDVSVHGARLHIFNKHLDELMVGTPGEIRFRPYSGAELETLPLIVRNIEPSGDISNVGCQYVPKSALDHRLIADLMFANSDQWTEFQAARRRNPGLIRGTVWFLGMSLYQTSRGLVYFFRSMRPEREAQQQAAKVNAG from the coding sequence ATGCGCAAAGCTCGCAGTGTCTTCATATGGGCCGTGGTTTCGCTCTGCATGATCGTGCTGATCACCCTGCCGGTTAATCTGCAGACGCAGCTCATCACCAGCGTCACGGTCGTCACGGTGATGGCGCTGATCAAGATTCTGAAGGGCGAGGGGACATGGCGTCTGGTAGCGCTTGCCTTCGGCACGTCGATCGTGCTGCGCTATGTCTATTGGCGCACCACCAACACGCTGCCGCCGCTGAATCAGCCTGAGAATTTCATTCCCGGCCTGCTGCTCTATCTTGCCGAAATGTATAGCGTCGCAATGCTGGGGCTCAGCCTTTTCATCGTCGCCACGCCGCTGCCGTCGCGCCCATCGCGTGCCGCCAATCCCGGCCGTTTGCCGCATGTCGACGTCTTCGTACCCTCCTACAACGAGGATGCCGGCCTTCTTGGAAACACGCTTGCTGCCGCCAAGGCCATGGACTATCCGGCCGACAAGCTGCATGTCTGGTTGCTCGACGATGGCGGCACCCTGCAGAAGCGCAATTCCGGCAAGTTGCTCGAGGCGCAGGCGGCGGCGGCCCGCCATGTCGAGCTGAAACAGCTCTGCCACGACCTTGACGTCACCTACCTCACGCGCGACCGCAACGAGCATGCCAAGGCGGGCAATCTCAACAATGGCATGAAACATTCGACCGGCGAACTCATCGCCGTCTTCGACGCCGACCATGCACCGGCGCGCGACTTCCTGCTCGAGACCGTCGGCTACTTCGAGGATGATCCGAAACTCTTTCTCGTCCAGACCCCGCACTTCTTCATCAATCCCGATCCGCTCGAGCGCAACCTGCGCACCTTCGACAAGATGCCGAGCGAAAACGAGATGTTCTACGGCATCATCCAGCGCGGCCTCGACAAATGGAACGCCGCCTTCTTCTGCGGTTCGGCCGCAGTCTTAAGCCGCAAGGCGCTCGAATCCCAGAACGGCTTTTCCGGCATCAGCATTACCGAAGATTGCGAAACGGCGCTGGCGCTCCATGGCAGCGGCTGGAACAGCATCTATGTCGACAAGCCGCTGATCGCCGGGCTGCAGCCGGCCACCTTCGCAAGCTTCATCGGCCAGCGCAGCCGCTGGGCGCAGGGCATGATGCAGATCCTGCGCTTCCGTTTCCCGCTTCTGAAGCGCGGCCTGTCGATCCCGCAGCGTTTCTGTTACATGTCGTCCACGCTTTTCTGGCTCTTTCCGTTCCCGCGCACGATCTTTCTGTTTGCGCCGCTCTTCTATCTGTTCTTCGATCTGGAAATCTTCACCGCCTCCGGCGGCGAGTTCCTTGCCTATACACTCGCCTATATGCTCGTGAATCTGATGATGCAGAACTACCTCTACGGGTCGTTCCGCTGGCCCTGGATTTCCGAGCTCTACGAATATGTCCAGACGGTGCATCTGCTGCCGGCTGTCGTCTCCGTCATGCTCAATCCGAGGAAGCCGACCTTCAAGGTCACCGCCAAGGATGAGTCGATTGCCGTCAGCCGTCTGTCGGAGATCAGCCGTCCGTTCTTCGTCATCTTCGCGGTGCAGATCATTGCGCTCGTCATCACCTTCTACAGGATTTATGCCGAACCCTATAAGGCCGACGTCACGCTCGTCGTCGGCGGATGGAATGTCATCAACCTGATCATGGCCGGCTGCGCGCTTGGCGTCGTGTCGGAACGCGGCGAGCGCGCCTTGTCCCGCCGCGTCCGCGTCAACCGGCGCTGCGAATTCTTTGCCAACGGAAAGTGGTACGCCGCCTCGATCGAGGATGTCTCCGTCCACGGTGCAAGGCTGCATATCTTCAACAAGCATCTCGATGAGCTGATGGTCGGCACACCAGGTGAGATCCGCTTCCGACCCTATAGCGGTGCGGAGCTGGAAACCCTGCCGCTCATCGTTCGCAACATCGAGCCTTCGGGCGATATCAGCAATGTCGGCTGCCAATATGTGCCGAAAAGCGCGCTCGACCATCGGCTCATCGCCGATCTCATGTTTGCCAATTCCGACCAGTGGACCGAGTTCCAGGCCGCGCGCCGCCGCAATCCCGGCCTGATCCGCGGCACCGTCTGGTTCCTCGGCATGTCGCTCTATCAGACGAGCCGCGGTCTCGTTTATTTCTTCCGCAGCATGCGGCCGGAGCGGGAGGCGCAGCAGCAGGCGGCAAAGGTCAATGCCGGATGA
- the bcsN gene encoding cellulose biosynthesis protein BcsN encodes MRLRKTISLVAVAGVVAGCTSTGGVNQASGPETVAPEKALVLPPPGGPSIVSVVERKRGNGVEQTISLFTSSSVPGQNFLKAQFFGASGSNPGMGNANFSMISESGIAREVARSAPGVPMATSATFLQNAYGPFGYASGRSRAGDVCIYAWQQIRSSAAANTQARNFGMIQLRLRLCDARASERQLLGIVYGYTITGTFDGPTWNPYGKPPPADAAIGRTGEPIYPDAGGYRAIPMPIGYEPAPAAVRLPPAAPVRSTPSREPAQGAAPLPAPIGPRVPLPSEPPQTGAAPGAAAAPLEQSARAIGVTVPSPDCIGDAAMTAVCRR; translated from the coding sequence ATGCGCTTGCGGAAGACGATATCGCTGGTGGCCGTGGCGGGCGTGGTAGCCGGTTGCACTTCGACAGGCGGTGTGAACCAGGCTTCCGGACCGGAGACGGTGGCCCCTGAAAAGGCGCTGGTCCTGCCGCCGCCGGGCGGCCCGTCGATCGTCAGCGTCGTCGAGCGCAAGCGCGGCAATGGCGTTGAACAGACGATCTCGCTGTTCACCTCATCTTCCGTGCCCGGACAGAATTTTCTGAAAGCCCAGTTCTTCGGCGCTTCCGGGTCCAATCCGGGGATGGGCAACGCCAACTTCAGCATGATCAGCGAGAGCGGTATTGCCCGCGAGGTGGCCCGTTCGGCCCCTGGTGTGCCGATGGCGACATCGGCGACTTTCCTGCAGAACGCCTACGGCCCTTTCGGCTATGCTTCCGGCCGCAGCCGCGCCGGCGATGTCTGCATCTATGCCTGGCAACAGATCCGCTCGAGCGCGGCCGCCAATACCCAGGCACGCAATTTCGGCATGATCCAGCTGCGCCTGCGCCTGTGTGACGCCCGCGCAAGCGAGCGCCAGCTGCTCGGCATCGTCTACGGCTATACCATCACCGGCACCTTCGACGGCCCGACCTGGAATCCGTACGGTAAGCCGCCGCCTGCCGACGCGGCGATCGGTCGTACCGGCGAACCGATCTATCCCGATGCGGGCGGATATCGCGCCATCCCGATGCCGATCGGTTACGAGCCGGCGCCTGCCGCAGTCCGTCTGCCACCGGCCGCTCCGGTTCGCAGCACCCCGAGCCGGGAGCCGGCGCAGGGCGCCGCACCGTTGCCCGCGCCCATCGGTCCGCGTGTGCCGCTGCCGAGCGAGCCGCCGCAAACGGGTGCAGCGCCGGGCGCGGCCGCCGCGCCGCTGGAACAATCGGCAAGGGCGATCGGCGTCACCGTGCCCTCACCGGACTGCATTGGCGACGCGGCTATGACGGCCGTCTGCCGGAGATAG
- a CDS encoding ATP-binding protein, which produces MDLLSATDWLRHRPGYTYPLAIAFVGLTFLLRLAAGDYLSVFPFLSFVPAILLASFVGGAGPGLVAAMLAGFIVQQFFVEPHDAFWPVNAGQWIGLATFIVNAVIIVSLMEMIIVAHGRQSRLRSELNSFNTRLEETVAQRTAELRHEMEENAAAQAQVRQLQKMETIGQLTGGVAHDFNNMLAIIIGNLDLAQRRMTGHEDPRLLNSLQNARDGAQRAAVLTARLLAFSRQQPLAPEVIDVNKLVGGMSELLRRTLGEHIRIETVLAGGLWPTFADLSQLENAMLNLSVNARDAMPGGGHLTIETANTELDERYSRMHSEVEAGQYVMISITDTGTGMSPEVIDRAFDPFYTTKGPGKGTGLGLSQVYGYIKQSGGHIKIYSEIDRGTTVKIYLPRHVGKADARLAGAGAQPIPQGSVNDTILVVEDDEHVRTMTAESLHELGYTVLQAASGVEALILLEGNPDVDLIFTDIVMPQMSGRQLADAVQEKWPAIRILYTTGYTRNAIVHNGVLDHGVSLLAKPFSLEQLAHKIRELLNVPVNVGDEGT; this is translated from the coding sequence ATGGATTTGCTGAGTGCCACGGATTGGCTGCGTCACAGGCCGGGCTATACGTATCCGCTGGCGATTGCCTTCGTCGGCCTGACCTTTCTTCTGAGGCTTGCCGCCGGCGATTATCTCTCCGTGTTTCCCTTCCTGAGCTTCGTTCCGGCGATCTTGCTCGCCAGTTTCGTCGGCGGCGCCGGGCCTGGCCTGGTGGCGGCCATGCTCGCCGGTTTCATCGTCCAGCAGTTTTTCGTTGAGCCACATGATGCCTTCTGGCCGGTGAACGCCGGCCAATGGATCGGTCTTGCGACCTTTATCGTCAATGCCGTGATTATCGTCAGCCTGATGGAGATGATTATTGTCGCTCATGGCAGGCAGAGCCGCCTCCGCAGCGAACTCAACAGCTTCAATACGCGCCTTGAAGAGACGGTGGCCCAGCGCACTGCCGAACTCCGGCATGAGATGGAGGAGAACGCCGCTGCCCAGGCGCAGGTGCGCCAGCTGCAAAAGATGGAGACGATCGGTCAGCTCACCGGCGGCGTTGCCCATGATTTCAACAACATGCTGGCGATCATCATCGGCAATCTCGATCTGGCCCAGCGGCGGATGACGGGACACGAGGATCCGCGCCTGCTGAACTCACTTCAGAATGCCAGAGACGGAGCCCAGCGGGCCGCTGTATTGACCGCGCGTCTTCTCGCCTTCTCGCGCCAGCAGCCGCTTGCGCCGGAGGTGATCGACGTCAACAAGCTTGTCGGCGGCATGTCGGAGTTGCTGCGGCGTACGCTCGGCGAACATATCCGGATCGAAACGGTTCTTGCCGGCGGCCTCTGGCCTACCTTCGCTGATCTCAGCCAACTCGAAAACGCCATGCTGAACCTTTCCGTCAATGCGCGCGACGCCATGCCCGGCGGCGGCCATCTGACGATCGAGACCGCCAATACCGAACTTGACGAGCGATATTCCCGGATGCATTCGGAGGTCGAGGCGGGCCAGTATGTGATGATCAGCATCACTGACACCGGCACCGGAATGTCGCCAGAAGTGATCGACCGCGCCTTCGATCCGTTTTACACGACCAAAGGACCCGGCAAGGGGACCGGTCTCGGATTGAGCCAAGTCTACGGCTACATCAAGCAGAGCGGCGGCCACATCAAGATCTATTCGGAGATCGACCGGGGAACGACGGTAAAGATCTATCTGCCACGCCATGTCGGCAAGGCGGATGCCCGCCTGGCCGGCGCCGGCGCCCAGCCGATTCCTCAGGGAAGCGTCAACGATACCATCCTGGTGGTGGAGGACGATGAACACGTCCGCACCATGACCGCCGAAAGCCTGCACGAACTCGGCTACACCGTGTTGCAGGCGGCAAGCGGCGTCGAGGCGCTCATCCTTCTGGAAGGGAATCCCGACGTCGACTTGATCTTCACCGATATCGTTATGCCGCAGATGAGCGGACGTCAGCTTGCCGATGCCGTTCAAGAAAAATGGCCGGCGATCCGGATCCTTTACACCACGGGTTACACTCGCAATGCCATCGTCCACAATGGTGTGCTTGACCACGGCGTTTCGCTGCTCGCCAAGCCTTTCAGCTTGGAGCAGCTCGCTCATAAGATCCGCGAACTCTTGAACGTACCAGTGAATGTGGGAGACGAGGGGACGTGA
- a CDS encoding beta-ketoacyl-ACP synthase III, with protein MIRSVVCGFGAALPKCVMTNRDMEAIVDTSDEWIVQRTGIRQRYVAGDDETTASLGEAAARAALSNGGLTPADIDLVICATSTPDNTFPATSVNIQNRLGMSHGFAFDVQAVCTGFVYAVTTADAYIRGGLAKRVLVIGAETFSRILDWNDRTTCVLFGDGAGAIVLEAAEGEGTSADRGVLTAHLRSDGSHKDKLYVDGGPSTTGSVGKLRMEGREVFKYAVGMITDVIQAAFDSTGTTAEDLDWLVPHQANRRIIDGSAKKLNIDAKKVVVTVDLHGNTSAASIPLALATAAGDGRIKKGDLVMLEAMGGGFTWGAVLLRW; from the coding sequence ATGATCCGTTCTGTGGTTTGCGGATTCGGAGCCGCACTTCCGAAGTGCGTGATGACCAATCGTGACATGGAGGCCATCGTCGATACGTCCGACGAATGGATCGTCCAGCGCACCGGCATCCGGCAGCGTTACGTGGCCGGCGACGACGAGACGACGGCTTCGCTCGGCGAAGCCGCCGCGCGTGCGGCGCTTTCCAATGGCGGCCTGACGCCCGCCGATATCGATCTTGTTATCTGCGCCACCTCGACGCCCGACAACACCTTTCCGGCGACCTCGGTCAACATCCAGAACCGTCTCGGCATGAGCCATGGCTTCGCCTTCGACGTCCAGGCCGTCTGCACCGGTTTCGTCTATGCGGTCACCACCGCGGACGCCTATATCCGCGGCGGCCTTGCAAAGCGCGTTCTCGTCATCGGCGCCGAGACGTTTTCACGCATTCTCGACTGGAACGACCGCACCACCTGCGTTCTTTTCGGCGATGGCGCCGGCGCGATCGTGCTTGAGGCGGCCGAAGGTGAGGGGACGTCTGCCGATCGCGGCGTCCTGACCGCGCATCTGCGTTCCGACGGTTCGCACAAGGACAAGCTTTATGTCGATGGCGGACCTTCGACGACGGGCAGCGTCGGCAAGCTGCGCATGGAAGGCCGCGAAGTGTTCAAATATGCCGTCGGCATGATCACCGATGTCATTCAGGCCGCTTTCGATTCGACCGGCACCACCGCCGAAGATCTCGATTGGCTGGTGCCGCACCAGGCCAATCGACGCATTATCGACGGGTCGGCGAAGAAGTTGAACATCGATGCGAAGAAGGTCGTCGTCACCGTCGACCTGCACGGCAATACGTCGGCCGCCTCGATCCCGCTCGCGCTTGCGACCGCAGCCGGCGACGGCCGCATCAAGAAGGGGGACCTCGTGATGCTGGAAGCGATGGGCGGCGGCTTCACTTGGGGCGCCGTTCTCCTGCGCTGGTAA
- a CDS encoding cellulose biosynthesis cyclic di-GMP-binding regulatory protein BcsB, with the protein MRTIAAASLLLLNASAFAQAQTAPFDMSGERPPGVSVTPRLTQPAPPPAVTPPAPVKPAAAPPPIVVQPQPALQPAAAANRAAPLSFGDIRRYVVPFSKFGLAGEYDRRSWSVYLTPEQAAAKASFTFAYQNAIVVAPEASALTVYLNNRPIGQQRVGSPDGSSAVTFEVPPGLLQPGANLVTFEADQRHRTDCSIQSTYELWSNIDPAGTYLSFAGSEAAQLSSADAVRAVGVDGAGKTQFDILVPALEQPGMTKPLLRLAQGLSVLSSMPNQIFAFSTNSLPAAGPGRLGVLVGTAAELRPLFPGLPAGAESAALAAFVTDPRSGSPVLLISGPSWQAVSSAIDTIVSPTDRSVDVRRDALATERWSAPNAPLIFSDTSIALSQLGVKTTEFSGRRFRTSFNIAVPADFYANAYGEAKVLLDAAYTENVLPGSQIDIYVNDNIASTVPLTSTTGGILRHLPIRVTMRHFKPGLNTVSIETTLMTKDDAACAPGATAGANPRFALFDTSEVHIPDFARVGQRPNLAAMAGTAYPYSRATEPTPLFIDRVDADTLSAAATLLGQTAVMAGHPIDVETVASPNTIGDRDAIFIGSISQMPATVLTQANISAASQASWRPVTDTQPGVVDTGTAFEEWNSKVSGGILRSRIIAFREWLGRSFDISRSSLQFIPGAEEVFTPSNVDTLMIAQGASPLGGGSWTVVAAPSAKDLREGLEVLTGQLNWPQISGHITTYSSKTGKIDTVPVTRFDFVPSTPWSIGNYRLIAANWLSTNILSYASLLVVFLLLIGVATSKMLKTLGRSG; encoded by the coding sequence ATGAGAACGATCGCCGCCGCCTCGCTTCTCCTGCTCAACGCCTCCGCCTTCGCTCAGGCGCAGACGGCACCCTTCGACATGTCCGGCGAACGGCCGCCCGGCGTGTCGGTCACGCCGAGATTGACACAGCCCGCTCCGCCCCCTGCCGTGACACCTCCGGCGCCGGTCAAGCCCGCAGCGGCTCCTCCGCCAATCGTCGTCCAGCCGCAGCCGGCGCTCCAGCCTGCCGCAGCGGCAAATCGCGCTGCGCCGTTGTCTTTTGGCGATATCCGCCGCTATGTCGTGCCCTTTTCGAAATTTGGCCTAGCCGGCGAATACGACCGCCGTTCGTGGTCCGTGTATCTGACGCCGGAACAGGCGGCGGCCAAGGCTAGCTTCACCTTTGCCTACCAGAATGCCATCGTCGTCGCGCCCGAGGCCTCTGCGCTGACCGTGTATCTCAACAACCGCCCGATTGGCCAGCAGCGCGTCGGCTCGCCGGACGGCTCGTCGGCCGTCACTTTCGAGGTTCCGCCCGGTCTGCTGCAGCCGGGCGCGAACCTCGTCACCTTTGAAGCCGACCAGCGTCACCGCACCGATTGCAGCATCCAGTCCACCTACGAACTGTGGTCGAACATCGATCCGGCCGGAACCTATCTGAGTTTTGCCGGCAGTGAGGCTGCACAGCTGTCGAGCGCCGACGCCGTTCGCGCCGTCGGCGTCGACGGCGCCGGCAAGACGCAGTTCGACATCCTCGTCCCGGCGCTGGAGCAGCCGGGAATGACAAAGCCGCTGCTGCGGCTTGCGCAGGGTCTCTCGGTGCTGAGCAGCATGCCGAACCAGATTTTTGCCTTCAGCACCAATTCTCTCCCGGCTGCCGGGCCCGGCAGGCTCGGCGTTCTCGTCGGCACCGCGGCGGAACTGCGGCCGCTCTTCCCCGGCCTGCCGGCCGGCGCCGAAAGTGCAGCGCTTGCCGCTTTCGTCACCGATCCGCGCAGCGGCTCGCCGGTGCTTCTGATCAGCGGCCCCTCCTGGCAGGCGGTCTCCTCGGCGATCGATACCATCGTCTCGCCGACCGACAGGTCCGTGGACGTCCGCCGCGACGCGCTGGCCACCGAGCGCTGGAGCGCTCCGAATGCGCCGCTGATCTTTTCCGATACCAGCATCGCCCTGTCGCAACTCGGCGTGAAGACCACGGAATTTTCGGGGCGGCGGTTCCGCACGAGCTTCAATATCGCCGTGCCGGCCGATTTCTATGCCAATGCCTATGGCGAGGCGAAGGTGCTGCTCGACGCCGCTTATACCGAAAATGTGCTTCCCGGCAGCCAAATCGATATTTACGTCAACGACAACATCGCCTCCACCGTGCCGCTCACCTCGACCACCGGCGGCATTCTCCGTCATCTGCCGATCCGCGTGACGATGCGCCATTTCAAACCCGGTCTGAATACGGTTTCGATCGAGACGACCCTGATGACGAAGGACGACGCCGCTTGCGCCCCTGGTGCTACCGCCGGTGCCAATCCCCGTTTTGCCTTGTTCGATACCTCCGAAGTGCACATTCCGGATTTTGCCCGCGTCGGGCAGCGTCCGAACCTGGCGGCAATGGCCGGCACCGCCTATCCCTACAGCAGGGCAACGGAACCGACGCCGCTCTTCATCGACCGAGTCGATGCCGATACGCTTTCGGCCGCCGCCACGCTGCTCGGCCAGACGGCGGTCATGGCCGGCCATCCGATCGATGTCGAAACCGTCGCTTCGCCCAACACGATCGGAGATCGGGATGCCATCTTCATCGGCTCGATCTCGCAGATGCCGGCAACGGTGCTGACGCAGGCCAATATCTCCGCCGCCAGCCAAGCCTCATGGCGTCCCGTGACCGACACGCAGCCGGGTGTCGTCGATACCGGCACGGCTTTCGAAGAGTGGAACTCCAAAGTCAGCGGCGGCATCTTGCGCAGCCGCATCATCGCCTTTCGCGAATGGCTGGGGCGCAGTTTCGATATCTCGCGCAGTTCGCTGCAGTTCATCCCCGGCGCCGAGGAGGTCTTTACACCGTCGAACGTCGACACGCTCATGATCGCCCAGGGTGCCAGTCCCTTGGGAGGGGGATCCTGGACCGTGGTGGCTGCGCCCTCGGCGAAGGACCTGCGCGAAGGGCTCGAAGTGCTGACCGGCCAGCTGAACTGGCCGCAGATATCAGGCCACATCACCACCTATTCGAGCAAGACGGGCAAGATCGATACGGTGCCCGTCACCCGTTTCGATTTCGTCCCGTCCACGCCATGGTCGATCGGCAACTACCGTCTGATCGCCGCAAACTGGCTGTCGACGAATATTCTCTCCTATGCCTCGCTGCTCGTCGTCTTCCTGCTGCTGATCGGGGTCGCCACGTCGAAGATGCTCAAAACGCTGGGTCGTTCGGGATGA
- a CDS encoding MerR family transcriptional regulator has product MTLDKSPDAFRTISEVADDLDLPQHVLRFWETRFPQIKPMKRGGGRRYYRPEDVDLLKGIRHLLYDHGYTIKGVQKLLKTNGNKFVISVGHGDLASVEALASGAQEMGAGEPRVGMAEEDQIVGRAKPPITRRFFNFVAGDDDQPEVSIGKSSVGKEDRALLQEALYDLLECKRLLDQVR; this is encoded by the coding sequence ATGACGTTGGACAAGAGCCCCGATGCCTTTCGCACCATTAGCGAAGTCGCAGACGATCTTGATCTGCCGCAGCATGTGCTGCGCTTTTGGGAAACGCGCTTTCCCCAGATAAAGCCGATGAAGCGCGGCGGCGGCCGTCGTTACTACCGGCCGGAGGACGTCGACCTCCTGAAGGGCATCCGGCATTTGCTCTATGATCACGGCTATACGATCAAGGGCGTGCAAAAGCTTCTAAAGACCAATGGCAACAAGTTCGTCATCTCGGTCGGCCACGGCGATCTCGCCAGCGTCGAGGCGCTTGCCTCGGGCGCGCAAGAGATGGGTGCAGGGGAACCGCGCGTCGGCATGGCCGAGGAGGACCAGATTGTCGGCCGCGCCAAGCCGCCGATCACCCGCCGGTTCTTCAATTTCGTCGCCGGAGACGACGATCAGCCGGAAGTCTCGATCGGCAAATCGAGTGTCGGCAAGGAGGATAGGGCACTGCTTCAGGAGGCGCTCTACGACCTCCTGGAATGCAAGCGTCTGCTCGATCAGGTGCGCTGA